Proteins from a genomic interval of Streptomyces fodineus:
- a CDS encoding MarR family winged helix-turn-helix transcriptional regulator: MAEQAQFGELARQLSAVGAVKRDLGRMLPPDCPTGSATVLTLLGSHGDMRMSKLAELLAVDMSVTSRHVAHVAARGWIERHPDPADKRSRILRLTPAGLAQLDELSRRTTHLLAERLADWTDDEVAQLIRLMTRLRASFGDCRSAQTRHPAPPAEQTAPVAVPTTPVFAETTRTPANT, from the coding sequence ATGGCCGAGCAGGCGCAGTTCGGAGAACTGGCGCGTCAGCTCAGTGCCGTCGGAGCCGTGAAGCGGGACCTGGGGCGGATGCTGCCGCCCGACTGCCCGACCGGCTCGGCCACTGTGCTGACCCTGCTGGGCAGCCACGGAGACATGCGCATGAGCAAGCTCGCCGAGCTGCTCGCCGTGGACATGTCGGTCACCAGCCGGCATGTCGCGCACGTCGCGGCGCGCGGCTGGATCGAGCGGCACCCGGACCCGGCGGACAAGCGCTCGCGCATCCTGCGCCTGACGCCCGCCGGCCTGGCGCAGCTGGACGAGCTGTCCCGGCGGACCACGCATCTGCTCGCCGAGCGGCTCGCCGACTGGACCGACGACGAGGTGGCCCAGCTGATCCGGCTGATGACCCGCCTGCGCGCGTCCTTCGGCGACTGCCGGTCCGCCCAGACCCGGCACCCCGCACCACCGGCCGAACAGACCGCGCCCGTGGCCGTACCGACCACGCCCGTATTCGCAGAGACCACCCGTACACCCGCAAACACGTAA
- a CDS encoding YceI family protein, with amino-acid sequence MGLTAKIRTRDGWAVSHAVVTVTDMTGTQVLRAETDAEGAVRDTTELAPGAYTVIVTAIGYAPAASSAIVTASGRAEVGTVTLARQGGTELPPPGPWTIDPVHSSVAAVAQHLGISSVHGRFTEFGGTIEIAPDDVTKSRVEAVIRAASVDTGNGMRDAHLKSADFLDVERHPEITYRSTGLTRSGSDRWTVHGELSMHGVLRPVDLDLAYLGTGADPWGGTRAAFRATAELRREDFAMNYNQVLQAGIAAIGTTLRVELDIQAVQGDSLPQA; translated from the coding sequence ATGGGACTGACCGCGAAGATCCGTACGCGGGACGGGTGGGCCGTGTCGCACGCGGTCGTCACGGTGACCGACATGACCGGTACGCAGGTGCTGCGCGCCGAGACGGACGCCGAGGGCGCCGTACGGGACACCACGGAGCTGGCGCCAGGGGCGTACACGGTGATCGTGACGGCCATCGGCTACGCCCCCGCGGCCTCCTCCGCGATCGTCACCGCGAGCGGCCGGGCCGAGGTCGGCACGGTCACACTGGCCCGCCAGGGCGGCACCGAACTGCCGCCGCCCGGCCCCTGGACCATCGACCCGGTGCACTCCTCCGTCGCCGCGGTCGCCCAGCACCTGGGGATCTCCAGCGTGCACGGCCGGTTCACGGAGTTCGGCGGCACGATCGAGATCGCTCCGGACGACGTCACCAAGTCCCGCGTGGAGGCCGTGATCAGGGCCGCGTCCGTCGACACGGGCAACGGCATGCGCGACGCGCATCTGAAGTCCGCGGACTTCCTCGACGTGGAGCGGCACCCGGAGATCACCTACCGCTCGACGGGCCTGACCCGGTCGGGCTCCGACCGCTGGACGGTCCACGGCGAACTGTCCATGCACGGCGTGCTCCGCCCGGTCGACCTGGACCTGGCCTACCTCGGCACCGGCGCCGACCCATGGGGCGGCACGAGGGCCGCGTTCCGCGCGACGGCCGAACTGCGGCGGGAGGACTTCGCGATGAACTACAACCAGGTACTGCAGGCGGGGATCGCGGCGATCGGTACGACGCTGCGGGTGGAGCTGGACATCCAGGCGGTACAGGGCGACTCGCTGCCCCAGGCGTAG
- a CDS encoding RNA polymerase sigma factor SigF produces the protein MTVSASTAPPQDEAAAPAPAPAPAPPEKRRGADTRALTQVLFGELQQLTPGTPEHNRVRGALIEANLPLVRYAAARFRSRNEPMEDVVQVGTIGLINAIDRFDPERGVQFPTFAMPTVVGEIKRYFRDNVRTVHVPRRLHELWVQVNSATEDLTTLYGRSPSTTEIAERLRISEEEVLSCIEAGRSYHATSLEAAQEGDGLPGLLDRIGYEDPALDGVEHRDLIRHLLVQLPEREQRILLLRYYSNLTQSQISAELGVSQMHVSRLLARSFQRLRSANRIDA, from the coding sequence TTGACCGTGTCGGCCAGTACTGCGCCGCCCCAGGACGAGGCGGCGGCTCCTGCCCCCGCACCCGCTCCCGCGCCCCCCGAGAAGCGGCGCGGCGCCGACACCCGAGCCCTCACCCAGGTGCTCTTCGGAGAGCTGCAGCAGCTGACGCCGGGCACCCCGGAGCACAACCGGGTGCGCGGGGCGCTGATCGAGGCGAACCTCCCGCTCGTACGCTACGCGGCCGCCCGCTTCCGCTCCCGCAACGAGCCGATGGAGGACGTGGTCCAGGTCGGCACCATCGGCCTGATCAACGCCATCGACCGGTTCGACCCGGAGCGGGGCGTGCAGTTCCCGACCTTCGCGATGCCGACCGTGGTCGGCGAGATCAAACGGTACTTCCGGGACAACGTCCGCACGGTCCACGTACCGCGCCGGCTGCACGAGCTGTGGGTGCAGGTCAACAGCGCGACCGAGGACCTGACCACGCTCTACGGCCGTTCCCCGTCCACCACCGAGATCGCCGAACGGCTGCGGATCAGCGAGGAGGAGGTGCTCAGCTGCATCGAGGCGGGACGGTCGTACCACGCCACCTCACTGGAGGCCGCGCAGGAGGGCGACGGACTGCCCGGCCTGCTGGACCGCATCGGCTACGAGGACCCGGCCCTGGACGGCGTGGAGCACCGCGACCTGATCCGGCATCTGCTCGTCCAACTCCCCGAACGCGAACAGAGAATCCTTCTCCTGCGCTACTACAGCAATCTCACCCAGTCTCAGATCAGCGCGGAACTCGGCGTCTCCCAGATGCATGTCTCCCGGCTCCTCGCCCGCAGCTTCCAGCGGCTGCGCTCGGCGAATCGCATCGACGCATAG
- a CDS encoding RNA polymerase sigma factor SigF, with translation MSADQGSSKVLTPAKSEAAPKELDALDVLDGIEGVTALDAVPAPPAPAAADIPAPPASGDINTRTLSRSLFLRLAALDEDSPERAYVRDTLIELNLPLVRYAAARFRSRNEPMEDIVQVGTIGLIKAIDRFDCERGVEFPTFAMPTVVGEIKRFFRDTSWSVRVPRRLQELRLALTKASDELSQKLDRSPTVTELAAVLGVSEEDVVDGLAVGNAYTASSLDSPAPEDDGGEGSLADRLGYEDSALEGVEYRESLKPLLAKLPPRERRIIMLRFFANMTQSQIGEEVGISQMHVSRLLTRTLAQLREGLISD, from the coding sequence ATGTCCGCAGACCAGGGCAGCTCGAAGGTGCTGACGCCCGCGAAGAGCGAGGCAGCGCCCAAGGAGCTCGACGCTCTCGACGTCCTCGACGGCATCGAGGGCGTCACGGCCCTCGACGCCGTGCCGGCCCCGCCCGCCCCGGCGGCCGCCGACATCCCGGCTCCGCCGGCCTCGGGGGACATCAACACCCGCACGCTGTCCCGCTCCCTGTTCCTGCGGCTCGCCGCACTCGACGAGGACAGCCCCGAGCGGGCCTACGTCCGGGACACTCTGATCGAGCTGAACCTGCCGCTGGTCCGCTACGCGGCCGCGCGCTTCCGCTCCCGCAACGAGCCGATGGAGGACATCGTCCAGGTCGGCACCATCGGCCTGATCAAGGCGATCGACCGCTTCGACTGCGAACGCGGCGTGGAGTTCCCGACGTTCGCGATGCCGACGGTGGTCGGCGAGATCAAGCGCTTCTTCCGGGACACCTCGTGGTCGGTGCGCGTGCCGCGCCGGCTCCAGGAGCTGCGCCTGGCCCTGACCAAGGCCAGCGACGAGCTGTCCCAGAAGCTGGACCGCTCCCCGACGGTCACGGAGCTGGCCGCGGTGCTCGGCGTCTCCGAGGAGGACGTGGTCGACGGCCTCGCGGTCGGCAACGCCTACACCGCCTCCTCCCTCGACTCCCCGGCCCCCGAGGACGACGGCGGCGAGGGCTCGCTCGCCGACCGGCTCGGCTACGAGGACTCGGCCCTGGAGGGCGTGGAGTACCGCGAGTCCCTCAAGCCCCTGCTGGCCAAACTCCCGCCCCGGGAGCGCCGGATCATCATGCTGCGCTTCTTCGCCAACATGACCCAGTCCCAGATCGGCGAGGAGGTCGGCATCTCCCAGATGCACGTCTCCCGCCTGCTCACCCGGACGCTGGCGCAGCTGAGGGAAGGCCTGATCTCCGACTGA
- a CDS encoding bifunctional glycosyltransferase family 2/GtrA family protein: MRTDSSPGTLPAREHLPAGNAGTPVLDVVIPVYNEEKDLRPCVRRLHEHLTRTFPYAFRITIADNASTDTTAPVAARLAAEIPEVTSFRLEQKGRGRALRTVWSASDAPILAYMDVDLSTDLNALLPLVAPLISGHSDLAIGSRLARSSRVVRGPKREFISRAYNLILRGSLQARFSDAQCGFKAIRGDVAQVLLPLVEDTGWFFDTEMLVLAERAGLRIHEVPVDWVDDPDSTVHIVRTATDDLKGVWRVGTALATGSLPLDRLTRPFGDDPRDRELTNVPRGLARQLVGFCVVGGLSTLFYLLLYGVFRQFSGSQIANALALLVSAVANTAANRRLTFGVRGRGGAVRHQAQGLVVFGIGLALTSGSLAALDAATDSPAHSTELAVLIAANLAATVLRFLLFRAWVFPDRDETASAPVVAPHTPTSPTYSTSTTPPHGTTAAYAPLPHRRPVPYAQPHPTTQVRAGEAADGSWRDATVQLQPVRPHDTDPGEPR, encoded by the coding sequence ATGCGAACCGACTCTTCTCCCGGCACCCTGCCGGCGCGGGAGCACCTCCCGGCCGGAAACGCCGGTACGCCTGTCCTGGACGTGGTGATCCCCGTCTACAACGAGGAGAAGGACCTCCGGCCGTGCGTCCGCAGACTGCACGAGCACCTCACCCGCACCTTCCCGTACGCCTTCCGCATCACGATCGCGGACAACGCGTCCACGGACACCACCGCGCCGGTGGCGGCGCGGCTGGCGGCGGAGATCCCCGAGGTCACCAGCTTCCGCCTGGAGCAGAAGGGGCGGGGACGGGCGCTGCGGACCGTGTGGTCCGCCTCCGACGCGCCGATCCTCGCCTACATGGACGTCGACCTGTCCACCGACCTCAACGCCCTGTTGCCGCTGGTGGCACCGCTGATCTCCGGTCACTCGGACCTCGCGATCGGCTCGCGGCTCGCCCGCAGCTCCCGGGTCGTACGCGGCCCCAAGCGGGAGTTCATCAGCCGGGCCTACAACCTGATCCTGCGCGGCTCGCTGCAGGCCCGGTTCTCCGACGCGCAGTGCGGCTTCAAGGCCATCCGGGGTGATGTGGCGCAGGTGCTGCTGCCGCTGGTGGAGGACACCGGCTGGTTCTTCGACACCGAGATGCTGGTGCTCGCCGAGCGCGCCGGGCTGCGCATCCACGAGGTGCCGGTCGACTGGGTCGACGACCCGGACTCCACCGTGCACATCGTGCGGACCGCGACCGACGACCTCAAGGGCGTGTGGCGGGTCGGCACGGCCCTGGCCACCGGTTCGCTCCCGCTGGACCGGCTCACCCGGCCCTTCGGGGACGACCCGCGCGACCGCGAACTGACCAATGTTCCCAGGGGACTTGCGCGTCAGCTCGTCGGCTTCTGTGTCGTCGGCGGCCTGTCCACCCTCTTCTACCTCCTCCTCTACGGCGTCTTCCGGCAGTTCTCCGGCTCCCAGATCGCCAACGCGCTCGCCCTGCTGGTCTCGGCGGTCGCCAACACGGCCGCCAACCGCCGGCTCACCTTCGGGGTGCGCGGCCGGGGCGGAGCCGTACGGCACCAGGCGCAGGGCCTGGTCGTCTTCGGCATCGGACTAGCCCTGACCAGCGGCTCCCTGGCCGCCCTCGACGCGGCCACCGACAGCCCGGCGCACTCCACCGAGCTGGCGGTGCTCATCGCCGCCAACCTGGCCGCGACCGTGCTGCGCTTCCTGCTCTTCCGCGCCTGGGTCTTCCCGGACCGCGACGAGACCGCCTCCGCGCCGGTCGTCGCGCCGCACACCCCCACCTCCCCGACCTACAGCACGAGCACGACCCCGCCGCACGGCACGACCGCCGCGTACGCACCGCTCCCGCATCGCAGGCCGGTGCCGTACGCGCAGCCCCACCCGACCACCCAGGTCCGCGCCGGTGAAGCCGCGGACGGCAGCTGGAGGGACGCCACCGTGCAACTGCAGCCGGTGCGGCCTCACGACACCGACCCGGGGGAACCCCGATGA
- a CDS encoding MFS transporter, whose amino-acid sequence MSVSPVRPGHPQRWLILGVICLAQLTVLLDNTVLNVAIPSLTRELHAATSDIQWMINAYSLVQSGLLLTAGSAADRYGRKKMLIAGLALFGVGSLVAGLAGSTGQLIAARAGMGIGGALLLTTTLAVAMQIFTPEEQPKAIGIWSAVAALGFAGGPLIGGFVLNHFWWGAIFLVNIPVAALGLVAVVALVPESKNPRGDRPDLLGAVLSTIGMASLVYAVISGPGHGWTSARVLGTAGAAVVVLGAFAWWESRVAEPMLDVHFFRDRRFMGAVAGAVLITFGMGGALFLLTQHLQFVLGYGPLEAGLRTAPLALTVVVLNFSGLAAKWSGRLGTPVSIALGMALMSCGLAAIAVSPGGYAATLLGLLLIGAGCAVANPAMAHAVMSAIPPEKAGVGAGINGTLAEFGNGLGVAVLGAVLSSSVASGESLSAGLGAGQLVGAVAVLAGGFLAAGLLRRAERKVA is encoded by the coding sequence ATGTCCGTTTCCCCAGTTCGGCCAGGCCACCCCCAGCGCTGGCTCATCCTCGGTGTCATCTGTCTCGCCCAGCTCACCGTGCTGCTCGACAACACCGTCCTGAACGTGGCCATCCCCTCGCTCACCCGCGAGCTGCACGCGGCCACCTCCGACATCCAGTGGATGATCAACGCCTACTCCCTGGTGCAGTCCGGGCTGCTGCTCACCGCGGGCAGCGCCGCCGACCGGTACGGCCGCAAGAAGATGCTCATCGCGGGCCTCGCCCTGTTCGGCGTCGGCTCGCTGGTGGCCGGACTCGCCGGATCCACCGGCCAGTTGATCGCCGCGCGTGCCGGTATGGGCATCGGTGGCGCGCTGCTGCTCACCACCACGCTCGCCGTGGCCATGCAGATCTTCACGCCCGAGGAGCAGCCGAAGGCGATCGGCATCTGGAGCGCGGTCGCCGCGCTCGGCTTCGCGGGCGGCCCGCTCATCGGCGGGTTCGTGCTGAACCACTTCTGGTGGGGTGCGATCTTCCTGGTCAACATCCCGGTCGCGGCTCTGGGCCTGGTCGCGGTGGTGGCCCTCGTACCGGAGTCCAAGAACCCCCGCGGCGACCGCCCGGACCTGCTCGGCGCGGTGCTGTCCACGATCGGTATGGCCTCGCTCGTCTACGCGGTCATCTCCGGCCCGGGCCATGGCTGGACCTCGGCTCGCGTGCTCGGTACGGCGGGTGCGGCGGTGGTGGTGCTCGGTGCCTTCGCCTGGTGGGAGAGCAGGGTCGCCGAGCCGATGCTCGACGTCCACTTCTTCCGGGACCGGCGGTTCATGGGGGCCGTTGCCGGGGCTGTGCTCATCACCTTCGGAATGGGCGGCGCGCTGTTCCTGCTGACCCAGCATCTGCAGTTCGTGCTCGGATACGGGCCGTTGGAGGCGGGCCTCAGGACGGCTCCGCTGGCGCTGACGGTCGTGGTGCTCAACTTCTCCGGGCTGGCGGCGAAGTGGTCCGGCCGGCTGGGTACGCCGGTGTCCATCGCGCTCGGCATGGCGCTGATGTCCTGCGGACTGGCGGCCATCGCGGTTTCCCCCGGCGGTTACGCCGCTACTCTGCTCGGTCTGCTGTTGATCGGGGCGGGGTGCGCGGTGGCCAATCCGGCAATGGCGCACGCCGTCATGAGCGCGATTCCTCCGGAGAAGGCGGGGGTGGGGGCCGGTATCAACGGCACCCTTGCCGAGTTCGGGAACGGTCTCGGTGTTGCCGTCCTCGGCGCGGTGCTCAGCTCTTCCGTGGCCTCGGGGGAGTCGTTGTCCGCCGGGCTGGGCGCCGGTCAGTTGGTGGGGGCGGTTGCCGTGCTGGCCGGAGGGTTCCTGGCAGCGGGGCTTTTGCGGCGGGCGGAGCGGAAGGTCGCCTGA
- a CDS encoding Dabb family protein: MIRHLVLFKLNEGVERDDPRVVAGVEAFKALGGQIEELCFWECAWNISDRPIAYDFAINSAVEDTDALKRYLEHPAHQAGVALWREFATWVIADYEF; the protein is encoded by the coding sequence ATGATCCGCCACCTGGTCCTCTTCAAGCTCAACGAGGGCGTCGAACGCGACGATCCGCGGGTCGTGGCGGGCGTGGAGGCCTTCAAGGCCCTCGGCGGCCAGATCGAGGAGCTGTGCTTCTGGGAGTGCGCCTGGAACATCAGCGACCGGCCGATCGCCTACGACTTCGCGATCAACTCGGCGGTCGAGGACACCGACGCCCTCAAGCGCTATCTGGAGCACCCGGCCCATCAGGCGGGTGTCGCGCTGTGGCGCGAGTTCGCCACATGGGTGATTGCGGACTACGAATTCTGA
- a CDS encoding PPOX class F420-dependent oxidoreductase: protein MAPNIATNTRVSLDELLDFVRPRHRALLITRRADGGPQASPLTCGVDDSGRIVVSTYPERAKTRNAKRDPRVSLVVLSDEWNGPWVQIDGTAKVVDSPDSVEALVEYYRNIAGEHPDWDEYRAAMVKQGKSIIRVTPERWGPVATGGFPARLVDGE from the coding sequence ATGGCACCGAACATCGCTACCAACACCCGTGTATCGCTGGACGAGCTGCTGGACTTCGTACGACCCCGACACCGCGCCCTGCTGATCACCCGCCGGGCGGACGGCGGGCCGCAGGCCTCGCCGTTGACCTGCGGGGTGGACGACTCGGGCCGGATCGTCGTCTCCACGTACCCGGAGCGCGCCAAGACCCGCAACGCCAAGCGCGACCCCCGGGTCAGCCTGGTCGTGCTGAGCGACGAGTGGAACGGGCCCTGGGTCCAGATCGACGGCACGGCCAAGGTCGTCGACAGCCCCGACTCGGTGGAAGCTCTGGTCGAGTACTACCGCAACATCGCCGGCGAACACCCCGACTGGGACGAATACCGCGCGGCGATGGTCAAGCAGGGCAAGTCCATCATCCGGGTGACACCGGAGCGCTGGGGTCCGGTGGCCACCGGAGGGTTTCCGGCGCGGCTGGTGGACGGGGAGTAG
- a CDS encoding TetR/AcrR family transcriptional regulator, translated as MVKSAGRSARASVWLEEKARRGSRGGQPSGLDRERITTVSVRLLDAEGLAKFSMRRLAAELNVTAMSLYWYVDTKDDLLELALDAAFGELRLPDPDAEAEDWREQLRGLAAEYRALLVRHPWLSPLAGRYLNIGPNSLAFSRVVQRVIRRAGLPAHGVTGAISAVFQFVYGYGTIEAHFSARIADTGLSADEYHEQAMAMVAEAPQTAEAVEEAKDLLAARGGDTVAEMLDRDFTFALDLLIAGIEAMVSRG; from the coding sequence GTGGTGAAGTCGGCAGGTCGGTCGGCGCGAGCCAGTGTGTGGCTGGAGGAGAAGGCCCGTCGCGGCAGCCGTGGCGGGCAGCCCTCCGGCCTCGACCGCGAGCGCATCACGACCGTGTCCGTACGACTGCTGGACGCCGAGGGGCTGGCGAAGTTCTCCATGCGGCGGCTGGCCGCGGAGCTGAACGTCACCGCGATGTCCCTGTACTGGTACGTCGACACCAAGGACGACCTGCTCGAACTCGCCCTGGACGCGGCCTTCGGCGAGCTGCGGCTGCCCGACCCGGACGCCGAGGCAGAGGACTGGCGCGAGCAGCTGCGGGGGCTGGCCGCCGAGTACCGGGCCCTGCTGGTGCGCCACCCCTGGCTGTCGCCGCTGGCGGGGCGCTATCTCAACATCGGCCCGAACTCGCTGGCCTTCTCCCGCGTGGTCCAGCGGGTGATCCGCCGGGCGGGGCTGCCCGCGCACGGGGTGACGGGGGCGATCTCGGCCGTCTTCCAGTTCGTGTACGGCTACGGCACGATCGAGGCCCACTTCTCCGCCCGGATCGCGGACACCGGGCTGAGCGCCGACGAGTACCACGAACAGGCCATGGCCATGGTCGCCGAGGCCCCTCAGACCGCCGAGGCCGTCGAGGAGGCCAAGGACCTCCTGGCGGCCCGCGGCGGGGACACGGTCGCCGAGATGCTCGACCGCGACTTCACCTTCGCCCTGGACCTGCTGATCGCCGGCATCGAGGCGATGGTCAGCCGGGGCTGA
- the tadA gene encoding tRNA adenosine(34) deaminase TadA → MRLALAEAERAVPGGDVPVGAVVLSPDGTTVLAVGHNEREATGDPTAHAEVLAIRRAAALLGEWRLTGCTLVVTLEPCTMCAGAIVQSRIDRVVYGARDEKAGAAGSLWDVIRDRRLNHRPEVVEGVLPAECARLLTEFFRNR, encoded by the coding sequence ATGCGGCTCGCCCTGGCCGAGGCCGAACGGGCCGTCCCGGGCGGGGACGTCCCCGTCGGCGCCGTCGTGCTGTCCCCGGACGGTACGACGGTGCTCGCCGTCGGGCACAACGAGCGCGAGGCCACCGGCGATCCCACGGCCCACGCCGAGGTCCTCGCGATCCGGCGGGCCGCCGCCCTGCTCGGGGAGTGGCGGCTGACCGGCTGCACGCTGGTGGTCACCCTGGAGCCGTGCACGATGTGCGCGGGCGCGATCGTCCAGTCCCGTATCGACCGGGTCGTCTACGGCGCCCGGGACGAGAAGGCGGGCGCGGCGGGCTCGCTGTGGGACGTGATACGCGACCGGCGGCTCAATCACCGCCCGGAGGTCGTCGAGGGCGTTCTCCCGGCGGAGTGCGCCCGCCTCCTCACCGAGTTTTTCCGGAACCGGTGA
- a CDS encoding glycosyltransferase family 39 protein, with the protein MTTRYDQQSATTAWGPHAPHAHRAGEPRQPFGHGLWRGRPEDPRWVRPAFLGLLAATLLLYLYDLSASGYANSFYSAAVQAGSTSWKAFFFGSLDAGNAITVDKPSAFLWPMELSVRIFGLNSWAVLTPEVLMGAGTVAVVYAALRRRFAPAAGLIAGAVLALTPVAALMFRFDNPDAMLALLMALACYFVVRAVEDGRTKWLVAAGAAIGFAFLAKTLQAFLILPPLAIVYVVCGPVRLRKRLAQLALATVALVVAGGWWVAIVELWPASSRPYIGGSQNNSFLELTFGYNGLGRINGDETGSVVPGGNGDNGGGGMWGATGWDRMFNSEIGSQISWLLPAALILLVAGLVATRKLKRTSVTRASFLVWGGSLLITMAVFSYMAGIFHQYYTVALAPYLAAVVGMGAGLLWERRRQTWASITLAASVVAAATWGYVLLNRTSGYLPWLKWLVLIGGLAAALGLVFAGRVSRRPALGAAAAGLVAALAGPTAYTLSTVDSAHTGSIPTAGPAGASMMGFGGGRGPGGGMRGGFGGGGMPGQPGQQNGQGRPGQQQGRQKGNGFPGGGFGGGVPGRTGEAGRGGRGGGGGAGGLVNGANVSSAAKELLAKDASKYTWVAASIGSQNAAGYQLATGHPVMAIGGFNGTDPSPTPAQFEKYVTEGKIHYFIAGGGMGGGMGGSSSGTSSRTTSWVESTFKKVTVGTATFYDLTQRS; encoded by the coding sequence ATGACCACCCGGTACGACCAGCAGAGCGCTACGACCGCGTGGGGCCCGCACGCACCGCACGCGCACCGGGCCGGTGAGCCCAGGCAGCCGTTCGGGCACGGACTGTGGCGCGGCCGGCCCGAGGACCCGCGCTGGGTGCGCCCGGCCTTCCTCGGCCTGCTGGCCGCCACCCTCCTGCTCTACCTGTACGACCTCAGCGCCTCCGGCTACGCCAACTCCTTCTACTCGGCGGCCGTACAGGCGGGCAGCACGTCCTGGAAGGCGTTCTTCTTCGGCTCGCTGGACGCGGGCAACGCGATCACCGTCGACAAGCCGTCGGCCTTCCTGTGGCCGATGGAGCTGTCGGTGCGGATCTTCGGCCTGAACTCCTGGGCGGTCCTCACTCCCGAGGTCCTCATGGGTGCCGGCACGGTGGCGGTCGTCTACGCGGCCCTACGGCGCCGGTTCGCTCCGGCGGCCGGTCTGATCGCGGGTGCGGTGCTCGCGCTCACCCCGGTGGCCGCGCTGATGTTCCGGTTCGACAACCCGGACGCGATGCTGGCCCTGCTGATGGCGCTGGCCTGCTACTTCGTCGTACGGGCGGTCGAGGACGGCCGGACGAAGTGGCTGGTCGCGGCCGGGGCGGCGATCGGCTTCGCCTTCCTCGCCAAGACCCTGCAGGCGTTCCTGATCCTGCCGCCGCTGGCGATCGTCTACGTCGTCTGCGGTCCGGTGAGGCTGAGGAAGCGCCTGGCCCAGCTGGCCCTCGCGACCGTCGCGCTGGTCGTCGCGGGCGGCTGGTGGGTGGCGATCGTCGAGCTGTGGCCGGCCTCCTCGCGCCCCTACATCGGCGGTTCGCAGAACAACAGCTTCCTGGAGCTGACCTTCGGCTACAACGGCCTCGGCCGTATCAACGGCGACGAGACCGGCAGCGTCGTACCCGGCGGCAACGGCGACAACGGCGGGGGCGGGATGTGGGGCGCCACCGGCTGGGACCGGATGTTCAACTCCGAGATCGGCAGCCAGATCTCCTGGCTGCTCCCGGCCGCGCTGATCCTGCTGGTCGCGGGACTGGTGGCCACCCGGAAGCTGAAGCGGACGTCCGTCACACGGGCGTCGTTCCTGGTGTGGGGCGGCTCGCTGCTGATCACCATGGCGGTCTTCAGCTACATGGCGGGCATCTTCCACCAGTACTACACGGTGGCTCTCGCGCCCTACCTCGCGGCCGTCGTCGGTATGGGCGCCGGGCTGCTGTGGGAGCGGCGCAGGCAGACCTGGGCGTCGATCACGCTCGCCGCCTCCGTGGTCGCGGCGGCGACCTGGGGATACGTCCTGCTCAACCGCACCTCCGGCTACCTGCCGTGGCTGAAGTGGCTGGTGCTGATCGGCGGCCTGGCAGCCGCGCTCGGCCTGGTCTTCGCCGGCCGGGTCTCCCGGCGGCCGGCCCTCGGGGCGGCGGCGGCCGGACTGGTGGCCGCGCTCGCCGGTCCGACGGCGTACACCCTCAGCACGGTGGACTCCGCGCACACCGGTTCCATCCCGACGGCCGGCCCGGCGGGCGCGAGCATGATGGGCTTCGGCGGCGGCCGGGGGCCCGGTGGCGGCATGCGAGGCGGGTTCGGCGGCGGTGGCATGCCGGGGCAGCCGGGGCAGCAGAACGGCCAGGGCCGACCGGGACAGCAGCAAGGCCGGCAGAAGGGCAACGGCTTCCCGGGCGGCGGCTTCGGCGGCGGTGTGCCCGGCCGGACGGGCGAGGCAGGCAGGGGCGGCAGGGGCGGCGGCGGTGGCGCCGGCGGCCTGGTGAACGGCGCGAACGTCTCCTCCGCCGCCAAGGAACTCCTGGCCAAGGACGCCTCGAAGTACACCTGGGTGGCCGCTTCCATCGGTTCGCAGAACGCGGCCGGCTACCAGCTGGCCACCGGTCACCCGGTGATGGCGATCGGCGGCTTCAACGGCACCGACCCGTCCCCGACGCCGGCGCAGTTCGAGAAGTACGTGACGGAAGGGAAGATCCACTACTTCATCGCCGGCGGAGGCATGGGCGGTGGCATGGGCGGAAGCAGCAGCGGTACGTCGTCCCGGACCACCTCGTGGGTCGAGAGCACCTTCAAGAAGGTGACGGTCGGTACGGCCACCTTCTACGACCTGACGCAGAGGAGCTGA